The following are from one region of the Methyloversatilis discipulorum genome:
- a CDS encoding S1 family peptidase: MRTTIAALGFAFTACSAQAMNIATAIQTTVRVQAEQPDGSISIGSGVVLPGQRVATACHVIAGAKSLKASYQYVAKPASVLRRDDWRDLCVLSVPELAAPAAKIARAGDLKPGDRLLGFNGAYGVDVRLLVGALDKTFDMDGAPVMQVSVPFAIGDSGGGLFNVAGELVGILAFVAKTAGEERYAIPIEWLEADIDAARTVPFWRAAPADMPDFLRPRER; this comes from the coding sequence ATGAGAACAACGATCGCCGCCCTCGGATTCGCCTTTACCGCCTGTTCGGCGCAGGCGATGAATATCGCCACCGCTATCCAGACGACCGTGCGGGTGCAGGCGGAACAGCCGGACGGCTCCATTTCGATCGGCAGCGGCGTCGTACTGCCGGGGCAGCGGGTGGCGACCGCCTGTCACGTGATCGCCGGCGCGAAGTCGCTGAAGGCCAGTTATCAGTACGTGGCGAAGCCCGCCAGCGTGCTGCGCCGCGACGACTGGCGCGACCTGTGCGTGCTGTCGGTGCCGGAACTGGCGGCCCCGGCGGCCAAGATCGCCCGTGCCGGTGACCTGAAGCCGGGTGACCGGCTGCTTGGCTTCAATGGCGCCTACGGCGTGGATGTGCGTCTGCTGGTCGGCGCGCTGGACAAGACCTTCGACATGGACGGCGCGCCGGTGATGCAGGTGAGCGTGCCATTCGCGATCGGTGACAGCGGCGGCGGCCTGTTCAACGTGGCCGGCGAACTGGTCGGCATCCTCGCCTTCGTCGCGAAGACCGCCGGCGAGGAGCGCTACGCGATCCCGATCGAATGGCTGGAGGCCGATATCGACGCCGCGCGCACGGTACCGTTCTGGAGGGCCGCGCCGGCCGACATGCCGGACTTCCTGCGGCCACGGGAACGCTGA
- a CDS encoding dicarboxylate/amino acid:cation symporter — protein sequence MRLTMNTQILIGALVGVGLGLALGAQPDNATTRVQGLYLAGLIGGIFIALLKMVLVPLVFSSIVVGVAHLREHGNIRRVWVTTLLFYLLTVTIAVILGITAANVFKPGAGMHLDMFADALAGFQAKQLPFPDFVQQFLTGLFKNPFSALAGGDIVALVVFALILGIALVQAGDRYPIINRGMEEMQDLSLRIVGAIMKLAPWGIAALLARLIATQDLALLETMARFVAVVLGTTLFHGVVVLPGLLWLITRVTPLALWRGGRESFLTALATSSSSATMPITMRVTQTNFGVRPATVGFVVPVGTTMNMDGTALYEAAAALFIASLVGIELSAGQQIVVCVMSMLAAVGAPGIPSAGMVTMVMVLQSVGLPAEAIAILLPIDRLLDAVRTVVNVEGDIVGSIVVDHVAGADAPHDPANLEARA from the coding sequence ATGCGGCTGACGATGAACACGCAGATCCTGATCGGCGCGCTGGTCGGCGTCGGTCTTGGCCTCGCCCTCGGCGCGCAGCCGGACAATGCCACGACACGCGTGCAGGGGCTTTACCTCGCCGGGCTGATCGGCGGCATCTTCATCGCGCTGCTGAAGATGGTGCTGGTGCCGCTGGTGTTCTCGTCCATCGTCGTCGGTGTGGCCCACCTGCGCGAGCACGGCAACATCCGCCGCGTCTGGGTGACCACGCTGCTGTTCTACCTGCTCACCGTCACCATCGCCGTCATTCTGGGCATTACGGCGGCCAATGTATTCAAGCCCGGCGCCGGCATGCACCTCGACATGTTCGCCGACGCGCTGGCCGGCTTTCAGGCCAAGCAGCTGCCGTTTCCCGACTTCGTCCAGCAGTTCCTGACCGGTCTGTTCAAGAACCCGTTCTCCGCACTGGCCGGCGGCGACATCGTCGCGCTGGTGGTGTTCGCGCTCATCCTCGGCATCGCGCTGGTGCAGGCCGGCGACCGCTACCCGATCATCAATCGCGGCATGGAGGAGATGCAGGACCTGTCGCTGCGCATCGTCGGCGCCATCATGAAACTGGCCCCTTGGGGCATCGCCGCGCTGCTGGCCAGACTGATCGCGACACAGGATCTGGCGCTGCTGGAGACGATGGCGCGCTTCGTCGCGGTCGTGCTCGGCACCACGCTGTTCCACGGCGTCGTCGTGCTGCCCGGCCTGCTGTGGCTGATCACCCGCGTCACACCGCTGGCGCTGTGGCGCGGCGGCCGCGAATCCTTCCTGACCGCGCTGGCCACCAGCTCCAGTTCTGCAACGATGCCGATCACGATGCGCGTGACGCAGACGAACTTCGGCGTGCGCCCGGCCACCGTCGGCTTCGTCGTGCCGGTCGGCACGACGATGAACATGGATGGCACGGCGCTGTACGAGGCGGCCGCAGCGCTGTTCATTGCCAGCCTGGTCGGCATCGAACTGAGCGCCGGCCAGCAGATCGTCGTCTGCGTGATGTCCATGCTGGCTGCGGTCGGCGCACCGGGCATCCCGAGTGCCGGCATGGTCACGATGGTGATGGTGCTGCAGTCGGTCGGGCTGCCGGCCGAGGCGATCGCCATCCTGCTGCCGATAGACCGGCTGCTCGATGCGGTCCGCACGGTAGTCAATGTCGAGGGCGACATCGTCGGCAGCATCGTGGTCGACCACGTCGCCGGCGCAGACGCGCCTCACGATCCAGCGAATCTTGAGGCGCGCGCCTGA
- a CDS encoding ZIP family metal transporter, translated as MDPTPATSPGAPRPGPLFPWMRLDPALQFLLMIGLAAVLALLSWAFADSRAPQAMHLGLLAGLAGFAATAIGAAPALGLRSLGQRGSDVLLGFGAGMMLAASSFSLIVPGLAAGEDLTGSRSLGAAVVVTGMALGVWLMMMLDAMTPHEHEHCGSCGPETRMGRVWLFVNAIALHNLPEGMAMGVSFSQADMAVGLPLSTAIAIQDIPEGLAVAVALRAVGMSPLKAVGIAALSGFMEPLGALIGVGLSSSFALFYPGGLGLAAGAMIFVVSHEVIPETHRNGHEKAATLGLMAGFMVMMVLDTTLG; from the coding sequence ATGGACCCGACCCCCGCCACCTCGCCGGGCGCACCGCGCCCCGGCCCGCTCTTCCCCTGGATGCGTCTCGACCCGGCGTTGCAGTTCCTGCTGATGATAGGGCTGGCCGCGGTGCTGGCCCTGCTGTCCTGGGCCTTCGCCGACTCGCGCGCGCCGCAGGCCATGCATCTGGGCCTGCTGGCCGGACTGGCCGGCTTCGCCGCCACCGCCATCGGTGCGGCACCGGCGCTGGGCCTGCGCTCGCTCGGCCAGCGCGGCTCCGACGTGCTGCTTGGCTTCGGTGCCGGCATGATGCTGGCCGCCTCCTCGTTCTCGCTCATCGTGCCCGGCCTGGCAGCAGGCGAAGACCTGACCGGCTCGCGCAGCCTGGGCGCAGCGGTCGTGGTGACCGGCATGGCGCTCGGCGTCTGGCTGATGATGATGCTCGACGCGATGACGCCGCACGAACACGAGCACTGCGGCAGTTGCGGCCCGGAAACGCGGATGGGCCGCGTCTGGCTGTTCGTGAACGCCATCGCGCTGCACAACCTGCCGGAAGGCATGGCGATGGGCGTGTCCTTCTCGCAGGCGGACATGGCGGTCGGCCTGCCGCTGTCGACGGCGATCGCGATACAGGACATTCCGGAGGGCCTCGCCGTCGCGGTCGCGCTGCGCGCGGTCGGCATGTCGCCACTGAAGGCGGTGGGCATCGCGGCGCTGAGCGGCTTCATGGAACCGCTGGGCGCGCTGATCGGCGTCGGGCTGTCCAGCAGCTTCGCGCTGTTCTACCCCGGCGGGCTCGGCCTCGCCGCCGGCGCGATGATTTTCGTCGTGTCGCACGAAGTCATCCCGGAAACCCACCGCAACGGCCACGAGAAAGCGGCCACGCTGGGGTTGATGGCGGGTTTCATGGTGATGATGGTGCTCGATACGACCCTGGGCTGA
- a CDS encoding murein transglycosylase A has protein sequence MFQQIRLRSAGVLMCVSLLLAACAGTPKPAPRVEPAPVAAPVCPPAPQPVPQSCPACPACAACPVCPPPPAPEAKPLPPKLVAADWVALEGWSDDDLRESLPALRASCSAVANKPGWAEPCAALVMLDATDRAAVRAFYESFFRPWQLLNGDGSDQGLVTGYYEPLLKASRTRGGAYKYAIHAVPDDLLVIDLASVHPDLKNMRLRGRLDGRKVVPYWTRAELDARAAELDRKALFWAADAIDVFFLQVQGSGQVELPDGSRVRVGYADQNGHPYQSIGRWLVDQGELKLEQASMQGIREWARANPSRVATMMAANPSYVFFRELPIGKQAPGLPEGPLGALGVPIASGRVVAIDPRSVPLGAPVWLDTTRPNSSQPLRRLMMAQDTGGAIKGGVRADFFWGFGPEAGALAGKMKQQGRMWVLLPNGVTPGN, from the coding sequence ATGTTCCAGCAAATCCGCCTGCGCAGCGCAGGTGTCCTGATGTGTGTGTCTTTGCTGCTGGCGGCCTGTGCCGGCACGCCGAAGCCGGCGCCCCGCGTGGAGCCGGCGCCGGTCGCCGCCCCGGTGTGTCCGCCTGCGCCACAGCCCGTTCCGCAGAGCTGTCCGGCATGCCCGGCCTGCGCCGCATGCCCGGTGTGTCCGCCGCCGCCGGCTCCCGAGGCGAAGCCGCTGCCACCGAAGCTGGTGGCGGCCGACTGGGTCGCGCTCGAAGGCTGGAGCGACGACGACCTGCGCGAATCCCTGCCGGCGCTGCGCGCATCGTGCAGCGCGGTGGCGAACAAGCCGGGCTGGGCGGAGCCCTGCGCCGCGCTGGTCATGCTCGATGCGACAGACCGCGCCGCGGTGCGGGCGTTCTATGAATCCTTTTTCCGCCCCTGGCAGCTGCTCAATGGCGACGGCAGCGACCAGGGCCTGGTCACCGGCTATTACGAACCGCTGCTGAAGGCCAGCCGCACGCGCGGCGGCGCATACAAGTACGCGATTCACGCCGTGCCGGACGACCTGCTGGTGATCGATCTGGCCAGCGTGCATCCCGATCTGAAGAACATGCGGCTGCGCGGCCGGCTCGATGGTCGCAAGGTCGTGCCCTACTGGACGCGTGCCGAACTGGATGCCCGCGCCGCCGAACTCGACCGCAAGGCGCTGTTCTGGGCGGCCGACGCGATCGACGTGTTCTTCCTGCAGGTGCAGGGTTCGGGGCAGGTGGAGTTGCCGGACGGCAGTCGGGTGCGCGTCGGTTATGCCGACCAGAACGGTCACCCTTACCAGTCCATCGGCCGCTGGCTGGTGGACCAGGGCGAGCTGAAGCTCGAACAGGCGTCGATGCAGGGCATACGCGAATGGGCGCGCGCCAATCCGTCGCGCGTGGCGACCATGATGGCGGCCAATCCGAGCTATGTGTTCTTCCGCGAACTGCCGATAGGCAAGCAGGCGCCCGGCCTGCCCGAAGGTCCGCTTGGTGCGCTGGGCGTACCCATCGCCAGCGGCCGCGTCGTCGCCATCGATCCGCGCAGCGTCCCGCTCGGCGCGCCGGTGTGGCTGGACACCACGCGCCCGAACAGCAGCCAGCCGCTGCGCCGGCTCATGATGGCGCAGGACACCGGCGGCGCCATCAAGGGCGGCGTACGCGCAGACTTCTTCTGGGGTTTCGGCCCGGAAGCCGGCGCCCTGGCGGGGAAGATGAAGCAGCAGGGCCGGATGTGGGTGCTGCTGCCTAATGGCGTGACGCCGGGTAACTGA
- a CDS encoding ATP-binding protein, whose translation MNNRDGFESLIARAHALFDRLEQILPPAPVEPDWKAIAFRWRRSNGRGRLEAVAHPHKLRLTDLRDIDVQKARIKANTQQFVDGKPANNVLLTGARGTGKSSLVKALLNEYAKKGLRLIEVDRDDLTDLPDITDLIASRPERFIIYCDDLSFESGEPGYKALKSILDGSVSAVLDNVLIYATSNRRHLMPEYFSENREAKHVDGEVHPGEAIEEKVSLSERFGLWLSFYPFDQDAYLNIVNHWLKRFGLSAADIEAARSAALLWSLERGARSGRVAWQFARDWAGQHAARGK comes from the coding sequence GTGAACAACCGTGATGGTTTCGAAAGCCTGATTGCGCGCGCGCACGCGCTGTTCGACCGGCTGGAGCAGATCCTGCCGCCGGCACCGGTCGAACCGGACTGGAAGGCGATCGCCTTCCGCTGGCGTCGCAGCAACGGCCGCGGCCGGCTGGAAGCGGTCGCCCATCCGCACAAGCTGCGCCTGACCGACCTGCGCGACATCGACGTGCAGAAAGCGCGCATCAAGGCCAACACGCAGCAGTTCGTCGATGGCAAACCGGCCAACAACGTGCTGCTGACCGGCGCCCGCGGCACTGGCAAGAGCTCGCTGGTGAAGGCGCTGCTGAACGAATACGCGAAGAAGGGCCTGCGTCTGATCGAGGTCGACCGCGACGATCTGACCGACCTGCCGGACATCACCGACCTGATCGCCAGCCGGCCCGAGCGCTTCATCATCTACTGCGACGACCTGTCCTTCGAATCCGGCGAACCCGGCTACAAGGCGCTGAAGAGCATTCTGGACGGCTCGGTGTCGGCGGTGCTCGACAACGTGCTCATCTACGCAACGTCCAATCGCCGCCACCTGATGCCCGAGTACTTCTCGGAGAACCGGGAGGCGAAGCACGTCGACGGCGAAGTGCACCCGGGCGAGGCAATCGAGGAAAAGGTGTCGCTGTCCGAACGCTTCGGGCTGTGGCTGTCCTTCTACCCCTTCGACCAGGACGCCTACCTGAACATCGTGAACCACTGGCTCAAGAGATTCGGCCTGAGCGCAGCCGACATCGAAGCGGCGCGCAGCGCCGCGCTGCTGTGGTCGCTCGAACGCGGCGCCCGCAGCGGCCGCGTCGCCTGGCAGTTCGCGCGCGACTGGGCGGGGCAGCACGCCGCGCGGGGCAAGTAA
- a CDS encoding Nudix family hydrolase, whose translation MSERKQVAVAAAVIFRDGTQGRTEGREFLLGQRAPGTFYPGYWEFPGGKVEKGEAPADALKRELDEELGIHVEHCTPWITLTHEYEHAHVRLHFFRVERWSGRVHDHVHSALAWQTADALTVSPMLPANGPVMKSLRLPSRMAVTHAFQIGTAAQLDAIHQACRRGRLLLQIREPVLDAPALGFAREAIRIAHEHGCPVVLNGSFEMAKELGADGVHLKAAQLAGLAARPDFEWVGASCHTADELAQAVRLGLDYAVAGSVLPTASHPGGDTLGWDGLAALVAGSPLPVFAIGGLDDSHLARAQDCGAHGIAAIRGAWVL comes from the coding sequence ATGAGCGAACGCAAGCAGGTGGCCGTGGCAGCCGCCGTCATCTTCCGCGACGGCACTCAGGGTCGCACTGAGGGCCGGGAATTCCTGCTCGGCCAGCGCGCGCCCGGCACCTTCTACCCGGGCTACTGGGAATTCCCGGGTGGCAAGGTGGAAAAGGGCGAGGCGCCGGCCGACGCGCTGAAGCGCGAACTGGACGAGGAACTGGGCATCCACGTCGAACACTGCACGCCGTGGATCACGCTGACACACGAGTACGAGCACGCCCACGTGCGGCTGCACTTCTTCCGCGTCGAGCGCTGGAGCGGCCGCGTGCATGACCACGTGCACAGTGCACTGGCCTGGCAGACGGCCGACGCGCTCACCGTGTCGCCGATGCTGCCGGCCAATGGTCCGGTAATGAAATCGCTGCGCCTGCCGTCGCGGATGGCGGTGACACACGCCTTCCAGATCGGCACCGCCGCCCAGCTCGACGCAATCCACCAGGCCTGCCGCCGCGGCCGGCTGCTGCTGCAGATCCGTGAACCGGTGCTCGACGCGCCGGCGCTCGGTTTCGCGCGTGAGGCGATACGGATTGCGCACGAACATGGCTGCCCGGTGGTGCTGAATGGCAGCTTCGAAATGGCGAAAGAGCTCGGCGCCGACGGCGTGCACCTGAAGGCCGCCCAGCTGGCGGGGCTCGCCGCGCGGCCCGATTTCGAGTGGGTGGGCGCCTCCTGCCACACGGCGGACGAGCTGGCGCAGGCGGTTCGCCTGGGCCTGGACTACGCAGTCGCCGGTTCGGTGCTGCCGACCGCCAGCCACCCGGGTGGCGACACATTGGGCTGGGACGGCCTCGCGGCGCTGGTCGCCGGCAGCCCGCTGCCGGTGTTCGCCATCGGCGGCCTCGACGACAGCCATCTTGCGCGCGCCCAGGACTGCGGCGCGCACGGTATCGCCGCCATCCGCGGCGCCTGGGTGCTGTAA
- a CDS encoding TraB/GumN family protein, with translation MDRRRFLLQLAALAVLPSQLRAAEADYSRGLLWAVHSGNAPVSHLYGTLHSGDPRVLARAAPLRARIAEARLFMPELVTDAEAVSIYQAASVYGSDDLPRRVGRAKWPRIEKMLALHGVDSRVAVRLRPWAALLTLLQPVAAQQPSLDEALISLARAQKVTVRPLEQVQEQIDAIALLPEKTQIALLIDAARRHDRLQAAIEPMTVAWLAGEVGELSRINSGLMSEDPALREHARLFMQSLLGARNARFTERLLPEIQAGGVFSAFGASHLAGPDGVLARLAAAGCRIESVT, from the coding sequence ATGGATCGCCGCCGCTTCCTGCTGCAGCTCGCCGCACTCGCCGTCCTGCCGTCGCAACTGCGCGCGGCGGAAGCGGACTATTCGCGCGGGCTGCTGTGGGCGGTGCACAGCGGCAACGCGCCGGTGAGCCACCTCTACGGCACGCTGCACAGTGGCGATCCGCGCGTACTTGCGCGCGCGGCGCCGCTGCGCGCACGCATTGCCGAGGCCCGTCTTTTCATGCCGGAACTGGTGACCGACGCCGAAGCGGTGTCCATCTACCAGGCGGCCAGCGTCTATGGCAGCGACGACCTGCCGCGCCGGGTCGGCCGGGCGAAGTGGCCGCGCATCGAAAAGATGCTGGCGCTGCACGGCGTCGATTCGCGAGTCGCGGTGCGGCTGCGCCCGTGGGCGGCGCTCTTGACGCTGCTGCAGCCGGTGGCCGCGCAGCAACCGTCGCTCGACGAAGCGCTGATCTCGCTGGCGCGCGCGCAGAAGGTGACCGTGCGGCCGCTGGAACAGGTGCAGGAGCAGATAGACGCCATCGCGCTGCTGCCGGAGAAGACCCAGATCGCGCTGCTGATCGACGCCGCACGCCGGCACGACCGCCTGCAGGCCGCGATCGAACCGATGACCGTCGCCTGGCTGGCCGGCGAGGTGGGCGAACTGTCGCGCATCAACAGCGGGCTGATGTCCGAAGACCCGGCGCTGCGCGAGCATGCCCGGCTGTTCATGCAGTCCCTGCTCGGCGCGCGCAACGCCCGCTTCACCGAGCGGCTGCTGCCGGAAATTCAGGCCGGCGGCGTGTTTTCCGCCTTCGGCGCCTCCCACCTTGCAGGCCCCGACGGCGTGCTCGCGCGCCTCGCTGCGGCAGGCTGTCGAATTGAATCAGTGACTTGA